One Sediminicola sp. YIK13 DNA segment encodes these proteins:
- the typA gene encoding translational GTPase TypA — translation MSATKNIAIIAHVDHGKTTLVDKIMYHCQLFRENQNTGDLILDNNDLERERGITITSKNVSVVYKGTKINIIDTPGHADFGGEVERVLNMADGVLLLVDAFEGPMPQTRFVLQKAIDLGLKPCVVINKVDKENCTPEEVHEKVFDLMFELGAEEWQLDFPTVYGSAKNNWMSDDWKNETDNIEPLLDMVIEHVPTFEAKEGNTQMLITSLDFSSFTGRIAIGRLLRGKLKEGQQVSLVKRDGKIVKTKIKELYTFEGLGRLKVQEVKTGDICAIVGLEGFEIGDTVADIENPEGLKTIAIDEPTMSMLFTINDSPFFGKDGKFVTSRHIKDRLERELEKNLALRVNATDSADKFLVFGRGVLHLSVLIETMRREGYEMQIGQPQVIIKEIDGVKCEPIEQLTIDLPEEVSGRAVEMVSIRKGEMTSMEAKGSRMVCEFLIPSRGIIGLRNQLLTATAGEAIMSHRFLEYQPMKGDIPQRQNGSLVSMELGKSIPYSIDKLQDRGKFFVDPGEDIYEGQVIGENSRGDDMTINITKTKKLSNVRSSGADDKAKIVPAIKFSLEEALEYIQKDEYVEVTPKHIRLRKIHLTENDRKRFKIA, via the coding sequence ATGTCAGCAACAAAAAACATTGCAATTATTGCCCACGTAGACCACGGTAAGACTACGTTAGTGGATAAAATTATGTACCACTGCCAATTGTTCAGGGAGAACCAGAACACTGGTGATTTAATTTTGGACAACAACGATTTGGAACGCGAAAGAGGTATTACTATTACTTCTAAGAACGTTTCGGTAGTTTATAAGGGAACAAAAATTAATATTATTGATACTCCTGGTCACGCCGATTTCGGTGGTGAGGTTGAGCGTGTTTTGAACATGGCCGACGGGGTATTGTTATTGGTAGATGCCTTTGAAGGTCCAATGCCACAAACACGTTTTGTTTTGCAAAAAGCAATCGATCTTGGTTTGAAACCTTGTGTTGTAATAAATAAAGTTGACAAAGAAAACTGTACTCCGGAAGAAGTGCACGAAAAAGTATTTGATTTGATGTTTGAATTGGGTGCCGAAGAATGGCAGCTAGATTTTCCAACCGTTTATGGTTCTGCAAAGAACAACTGGATGAGCGATGATTGGAAAAACGAAACAGACAATATAGAGCCATTATTGGATATGGTGATAGAGCATGTTCCAACTTTCGAAGCTAAAGAAGGAAATACTCAAATGTTGATCACTTCCTTGGATTTCTCTTCTTTTACCGGGCGTATTGCCATTGGTAGATTATTGAGAGGAAAGCTAAAAGAAGGACAACAGGTTTCTTTGGTGAAACGTGACGGTAAAATTGTAAAGACAAAAATCAAAGAACTATACACGTTTGAAGGGCTTGGTAGATTAAAGGTACAAGAAGTTAAAACAGGTGATATTTGTGCTATTGTTGGTTTGGAAGGATTTGAAATTGGTGATACCGTTGCCGATATCGAAAATCCAGAAGGCTTAAAAACAATTGCCATAGATGAACCAACAATGAGTATGTTGTTCACCATTAACGATAGTCCGTTTTTTGGTAAGGATGGTAAATTTGTAACATCCCGTCATATTAAGGATCGTTTGGAGCGTGAGCTAGAGAAAAACTTAGCACTACGTGTTAATGCTACTGATAGTGCCGATAAATTCTTGGTTTTTGGTAGAGGTGTATTGCACTTATCTGTTTTGATCGAAACTATGCGTCGTGAAGGTTACGAAATGCAAATTGGTCAGCCACAGGTGATCATCAAAGAAATTGATGGTGTTAAATGTGAGCCAATAGAGCAGTTAACTATAGATTTACCAGAGGAAGTTTCTGGTAGAGCCGTAGAAATGGTTTCTATACGTAAAGGTGAAATGACTAGTATGGAAGCTAAAGGAAGCCGTATGGTTTGTGAATTTTTAATTCCATCTAGAGGTATTATTGGTTTAAGAAACCAATTATTGACCGCTACTGCCGGTGAAGCCATCATGTCTCATAGATTCTTGGAATACCAACCGATGAAAGGTGATATTCCACAACGTCAAAATGGTTCTTTGGTATCCATGGAATTAGGAAAATCTATTCCTTATTCTATTGATAAATTACAGGATAGAGGTAAGTTCTTTGTAGATCCGGGAGAAGATATCTACGAAGGTCAGGTGATTGGAGAGAACTCTAGAGGTGATGATATGACCATCAATATCACCAAAACTAAAAAGTTGTCAAACGTTCGTTCTTCTGGAGCAGACGACAAGGCTAAAATTGTTCCTGCCATTAAATTTTCATTGGAGGAAGCTTTGGAATACATTCAGAAAGATGAATATGTTGAGGTAACTCCAAAACATATCCGTTTACGGAAAATACATTTAACTGAAAATGATCGTAAGCGTTTCAAAATCGCTTAA
- the ppgK gene encoding polyphosphate--glucose phosphotransferase: MEILGIDIGGSGIKGALVNVETGEMLTERYRIPTPKSKKPADIAEVVSQIVTHFNYTGPVGCGFPSIIRHGVCKSQGNLHKSWVGVKVDDLFTEATGQPFHVINDADAAGCACMNYGIGKGEKGLVIMITIGTGLGSGAFFNGELIPNFELGQIPYKKYDKIESWAAGSVKDKKNMSYKKWGKRFNKFLNYVDLIVAPDLIILGGGASKDWTEFKDQIKVDTKVIPAVLENTAGIIGAASACSKL; encoded by the coding sequence ATGGAAATACTTGGGATAGATATAGGTGGCTCTGGAATAAAAGGGGCATTGGTAAATGTTGAAACAGGAGAAATGCTTACCGAACGTTACAGAATACCTACCCCAAAATCCAAAAAACCCGCCGATATAGCGGAGGTAGTTTCACAAATTGTCACCCACTTCAACTATACAGGACCTGTAGGGTGTGGCTTTCCTTCCATTATCAGACACGGAGTTTGCAAGTCACAAGGTAACCTACATAAATCATGGGTCGGCGTTAAGGTGGACGATCTTTTTACCGAGGCAACGGGACAACCTTTCCATGTAATCAATGACGCCGATGCAGCCGGTTGTGCCTGTATGAACTACGGTATTGGTAAGGGCGAAAAAGGATTGGTGATCATGATCACCATTGGTACCGGTTTGGGTAGTGGCGCCTTTTTTAATGGGGAGTTGATCCCAAATTTTGAACTGGGACAAATTCCATATAAAAAATACGATAAGATAGAATCATGGGCTGCTGGGTCCGTGAAGGATAAAAAGAACATGAGTTACAAAAAGTGGGGCAAGCGATTTAATAAATTCTTGAATTACGTGGATTTGATCGTCGCTCCCGATTTGATCATCCTAGGGGGTGGGGCCTCAAAAGACTGGACAGAATTCAAGGACCAGATTAAGGTGGATACCAAGGTTATCCCAGCAGTATTGGAAAACACCGCAGGAATTATAGGTGCTGCTTCCGCTTGCAGTAAGCTTTAA
- a CDS encoding DinB family protein: MELQDMLIAELEHEVALTEKFLKRIPKDKLNWRPHPKSMSLKQLGSHLAEIPGWVTGTMAQDEMSMDDYKPPINESVEEMVKNLKSSAEEAKKSLKVPNSEFDKHWKMIQGGKTVMEMPKYQVLRGMVLNQLPHHRAQLGVCLRLLDQPVPATYGPSADEQQ; this comes from the coding sequence ATGGAATTACAAGATATGTTAATTGCAGAATTGGAACATGAAGTGGCGCTGACGGAAAAATTCTTAAAGCGCATTCCAAAAGATAAATTGAATTGGCGGCCCCATCCAAAATCAATGTCCCTAAAACAGTTGGGAAGTCATCTGGCAGAGATACCCGGTTGGGTTACAGGTACCATGGCACAGGATGAAATGTCCATGGACGACTACAAGCCGCCCATTAACGAAAGTGTGGAGGAAATGGTAAAGAATCTGAAATCCTCGGCCGAGGAGGCCAAAAAATCTCTAAAAGTCCCCAATAGTGAATTTGATAAACATTGGAAAATGATCCAAGGGGGTAAAACAGTGATGGAAATGCCAAAATATCAAGTCTTAAGGGGTATGGTGCTCAATCAATTGCCGCACCATAGGGCGCAGTTGGGGGTGTGCCTCCGATTATTGGACCAGCCGGTACCCGCTACGTATGGTCCATCAGCAGATGAGCAACAATAG
- a CDS encoding NAD(P)-dependent oxidoreductase, whose amino-acid sequence MKFGIIRERKTPPDRRVVLSPEACIKLRSTYPKATIIVEPSPIRIFKDEEYATKGFEVASKMEECDVLLGVKEVPMEDLIPNKKYFFFSHTIKKQPYNRDLLQAILDKNIELFDHEVITNAKGQRLVAFGRYAGIVGAYNGIRAYGLKFDLFNLPKAEDLEDQKALIAELQNISLPNIKILLTGRGRVGNGAKEMLDAMGLKKVGVEDYLEEEFEEPVYCQIDASDYNKRKDGVRGNKADFFAHPEAYKSNFMRFARVTDFYIAGHFYGDGAPYLYTREDAKDPSFKIKVVADVSCDIDGPVATTIKPSTIADPIYGYDPITETEVDFKNEKAIAVMAVDNLPCELPRDASVGFGEAFLKNVIPAFFNDDEDGVLLRARMTQNGKLTERYSYLQDFVDGKE is encoded by the coding sequence ATGAAATTTGGAATCATCAGGGAACGCAAGACCCCTCCCGATAGGAGAGTGGTACTTTCACCAGAGGCCTGCATAAAATTAAGAAGTACTTACCCCAAGGCGACAATTATAGTTGAACCATCGCCCATTAGGATCTTCAAGGACGAAGAATACGCCACAAAAGGGTTCGAGGTAGCTTCAAAAATGGAGGAATGCGATGTGCTCCTAGGGGTGAAAGAGGTGCCTATGGAAGACCTGATTCCCAATAAAAAATATTTTTTCTTCTCCCATACCATTAAAAAACAACCCTATAATAGGGATTTGTTACAGGCTATCTTAGATAAAAACATTGAGCTTTTCGATCACGAGGTCATCACCAATGCCAAGGGCCAACGCCTGGTAGCTTTCGGGCGCTATGCCGGCATAGTGGGTGCCTATAACGGCATAAGGGCCTACGGCCTAAAATTTGACCTTTTCAACCTGCCAAAGGCAGAAGATTTGGAGGACCAGAAAGCCCTGATCGCAGAACTACAAAATATCAGTCTTCCCAATATCAAAATATTGCTTACCGGTAGGGGAAGGGTAGGCAATGGAGCCAAAGAAATGTTGGATGCCATGGGCCTTAAAAAGGTAGGCGTTGAAGACTATTTGGAAGAGGAGTTCGAAGAACCGGTGTATTGCCAGATCGATGCCTCCGATTACAACAAACGCAAGGACGGGGTAAGGGGAAACAAAGCCGACTTTTTTGCCCACCCAGAAGCGTACAAAAGTAATTTTATGCGCTTTGCCAGGGTGACCGATTTTTATATAGCCGGACACTTTTACGGGGATGGGGCGCCTTATCTATACACCCGCGAAGATGCCAAAGACCCAAGCTTTAAAATTAAAGTGGTGGCCGATGTCAGTTGCGATATAGACGGACCCGTGGCTACCACCATAAAACCCTCTACCATTGCAGATCCTATCTACGGATATGACCCGATAACGGAAACAGAGGTCGACTTTAAAAATGAAAAGGCCATTGCCGTTATGGCGGTGGATAACCTTCCCTGTGAACTCCCAAGGGATGCCAGCGTTGGTTTTGGGGAAGCTTTTTTAAAAAATGTGATCCCAGCCTTTTTCAATGATGATGAAGATGGGGTGCTATTACGCGCTAGAATGACCCAAAATGGTAAACTGACGGAACGCTATTCCTATTTACAGGATTTCGTGGACGGGAAGGAATAA
- the kdsA gene encoding 3-deoxy-8-phosphooctulonate synthase — protein sequence MKLELIPQIKHTNSNNFFLLCGPCAIEGEDMAMRIAEKVVSITDKLQIPYVFKGSFKKANRSRVDSFTGIGDEKALKILRKVSETFHVPTVTDIHEISDAAMAAEYVDVLQIPAFLVRQTDLVVAAAETGKVVNLKKGQFMSPESMKHAVMKVEESNNEQVMVTDRGTMFGYQDMIVDFRGIPTMKQYAPVVLDVTHSLQQPNQSSGVTGGRPDMIETIARAGIVTGADGIFMETHFDPANAKSDGANMLHLDHLEKLLTNLVAIRKTVNSLK from the coding sequence ATGAAACTAGAGTTGATCCCTCAGATAAAACACACCAATAGCAACAACTTTTTTCTTCTTTGTGGCCCTTGTGCCATTGAAGGGGAAGACATGGCAATGCGGATTGCAGAAAAAGTAGTATCCATTACCGATAAATTACAAATTCCGTATGTGTTTAAAGGTAGTTTCAAGAAGGCCAACCGCAGTAGGGTTGATAGCTTTACGGGTATTGGTGATGAAAAGGCATTAAAGATCCTTCGTAAAGTATCGGAAACCTTTCACGTGCCCACAGTGACGGATATCCATGAGATATCTGATGCCGCTATGGCTGCCGAGTATGTGGATGTACTGCAAATTCCTGCTTTTTTGGTACGGCAAACCGATTTGGTGGTTGCTGCTGCCGAGACAGGCAAAGTAGTAAACCTCAAAAAAGGTCAGTTTATGAGTCCGGAAAGCATGAAGCATGCGGTGATGAAAGTAGAGGAATCCAATAACGAACAGGTGATGGTCACAGACCGGGGCACCATGTTCGGGTACCAGGATATGATCGTAGATTTTAGGGGCATCCCAACCATGAAGCAATACGCGCCCGTGGTCTTGGACGTTACCCACTCCTTACAGCAACCCAACCAATCTTCCGGGGTTACGGGAGGAAGGCCAGATATGATAGAGACCATTGCCAGGGCGGGCATCGTTACCGGTGCGGATGGTATTTTCATGGAAACCCATTTTGACCCGGCCAATGCCAAAAGTGATGGGGCCAATATGTTGCATTTGGACCATTTGGAAAAATTATTGACGAATTTAGTGGCAATACGTAAAACCGTCAACAGCTTAAAATAA